In Salmo salar chromosome ssa24, Ssal_v3.1, whole genome shotgun sequence, the following proteins share a genomic window:
- the rgmb gene encoding repulsive guidance molecule B: protein MGRAGCCYRGAERLASSPSLRPLVLLIVALCYGAHRGHCQVATPQCRIQKCTTDFVSLTSHLTPALDGFDVEFCKALRSYSACTQRTAKSCRGNLVFHSAVLGISDLMTQRNCSRDGPTSSTHPEIQSEPCNYHSRTQHTHPHPHAHAHPHSHTHTPSRPGYLFCGLFGDPHLRTFKDSFQTCKVEGAWPLIDNDFLSVQVTNVPVVTGSSATATNKITIIFKPFEECTDQRVYQAVTDDLPAAFVDGTVSSGDPNHNVNGNNGDSTGKVRALWISERSPGHHVELHAGYIGVTVIVRQLGRYLTLAVRIPEEMAHAYDATQDLQLCLNGCPTSERIDRGGHLPLPLPLPPPALGLHLQQPHGQGKPSHTASYSAPQRFSVEGARARCREQLELQDIYFHSCVFDLLTTGDANFTAAAFSALKDMESLHPHRERWRIFPQSSADTSQPIAWLLRLTLFALGSALV from the exons ATGGGGAGAGCCGGATGTTGTTACCGCGGGGCTGAGCGCCTCGCATCCTCGCCTTCCCTGCGGCCGCTGGTGCTGCTGATCGTCGCTCTCTGTTACGGGGCGCACAGAG GTCATTGCCAGGTGGCCACCCCTCAGTGTCGTATCCAGAAGTGCACCACAGACTTTGTGTCCCTGACGTCTCACCTGACCCCAGCGCTGGATGGCTTTGACGTAGAGTTCTGTAAGGCTCTGAGGTCCTACAGCGCCTGCACCCAGAGGACAGCCAAGTCCTGCAGGGGCAACCTGGTCTTCCACTCTGCCGTCCTGGGCATCTCAGACCTCATGACCCAGAGAAACTGCTCCCGTGACGGGCCCACCTCCTCCACACACCCCGAGATACAATCCGAGCCCTGCAACTACCACAGCCGTACCCAGCACACTCACCCACACCCTCACGCTCATGCACACCCTCACTCTCACACGCACACTCCCTCCCGGCCGGGTTACCTGTTCTGCGGGCTGTTTGGGGATCCCCATCTGCGGACGTTTAAGGACAGCTTCCAGACCTGCAAGGTGGAAGGGGCGTGGCCGCTGATTGATAACGACTTCTTGTCTGTGCAGGTGACTAACGTTCCTGTGGTAACAGGATCCAGCGCCACAGCGACCAATAAG ATCACCATCATATTCAAGCCCTTTGAGGAGTGTACAGACCAGCGTGTGTACCAGGCAGTAACAGACGACCTGCCCGCTGCCTTCGTAGACGGTACCGTGAGCAGCGGAGACCCCAACCATAACGTTAACGGAAATAACGGTGACTCTACCGGTAAGGTACGGGCGCTGTGGATCTCGGAGCGTAGCCCCGGTCACCATGTGGAGCTGCATGCCGGCTACATCGGCGTGACGGTTATCGTACGACAGCTGGGGCGCTACCTGACCCTGGCGGTGCGCATCCCGGAGGAGATGGCCCATGCCTACGACGCTACGCAGGACCTGCAGCTCTGCCTGAACGGATGTCCCACCTCAGAACGCATCGACCGGGGAGGTCACCTGCCACTgcctctccctctaccacctccAGCCCTGGGCTTACATCTCCAGCAGCCACACGGCCAGGGCAAGCCCTCCCACACGGCTTCCTACAGCGCCCCCCAGAGGTTCAGTGTGGAGGGTGCACGGGCACGCTGCAGGGAGCAGCTGGAGTTACAGGATATTTATTTCCACTCATGTGTGTTTGACCTCCTGACCACCGGGGACGCTAACTTCACGGCAGCGGCGTTCAGTGCTCTGAAGGACATGGAGAGTCTCCACCCCCACCGTGAACGCTGGAGGATCTTCCCGCAAAGCTCCGCCGACACCTCCCAGCCTATCGCATGGCTCCTACGGCTCACTCTCTTCGCGCTCGGCTCTGCACTGGTatag